From Triticum aestivum cultivar Chinese Spring chromosome 4A, IWGSC CS RefSeq v2.1, whole genome shotgun sequence, a single genomic window includes:
- the LOC123087820 gene encoding pumilio homolog 24: MAGGGGPPGSKKRKRVAARRSKVKRAKGKKPYEASAARGGGGGGSKEEPQPVTAMDERVAAEEMSESREPDCNLDKELKVLCVKLRYHNMSTNRRGRLVTEALRKMDGKYLEIARSPTACVLQLCVKWCSHSERDPVFVALQPHLLDLSLNEHTVFLVHNIIKMATRKQFASFIYSLRGHVASLLCHTIGAAVLDHAFCQATRPHKRSLLLELYSTELQLSNDLKEEKPCRFSLLNIISKLGLQKSSVLQHMTTVVQPVLEKGIVEYSIVHTVILEYLTIADKTSALDVIRQLIPHLTQGTYAVDELSGVARFLGKSEVEKKRSSKPLLIQIMQTKEGLKLGLACLKHGLAEDRKRIIKSLKGHIRKLALNDYGCLFVICLLSIVDNTELITEVVIDVLKKQLKELIFDKNGRHPLLQLFHPLCSRYLTLGELFYLNYNVPSLVSKVNFGSKLDDVADKEHGGSEDTLIASDSKEDPIKRRQELLVKSELYEVLIETCIENVGQLLRTNFGKDVLYEVSVGGKNNFLEGVTDRIHVLHNAIACDAARPRTDDGDEHAFDNYHSSRTIRRMILDCPAFAATLWKTALEGKCKLYADGFSSMVLAAYLESPNSGVKDLAKSELQPLIDGGILKPQDHKAEEKSAMECSSDESSELSDTDTGYHAKKAYKDLKSGKLVARFGTDRFRCPFCPEKKQLDYRYRELIRHVIVVGASRRPWKVRANHRALAKHLETDHADAPGSSSMPLRQAEALYLSKIKRSQAGARSTCKLSR, encoded by the exons atggccggcggcggcggcccccCGGGCTCCAAAAAGCGGAAGCGCGTGGCGGCGAGGAGGTCCAAGGTCAAGCGGGCCAAGGGGAAGAAGCCCTACGAAGCCtccgcggcgcgcggcggcggcggcggcggctccaagGAGGAGCCGCAGCCCGTTACCGCCATGGACGAGCGGGTCGCAGCCGAG GAGATGTCCGAGTCGAGGGAGCCCGATTGCAACCTCGATAAG GAACTGAAAGTACTATGTGTGAAGTTGAGATACCATAACATGAGCACGAACAGGAGAGGCAG GCTAGTTACCGAGGCTCTCCGTAAAATGGATGGGAAATATTTGGAAATTGCTAGATCCCCTACCGCATGTGTTCTTCAA TTATGTGTGAAGTGGTGCTCACATTCAGAGAGGGATCCTGTTTTTGTTGCTCTGCAGCCACATTTGCTCGATCTTTCTCTTAATGAACACACTGTTTTCCTTGTGCATAATATCATAAAAATGG CCACTAGAAAACAGTTTGCCTCGTTCATCTATTCCCTTCGTGGGCATGTCGCTTCCCTTCTTTGTCACACAATAGGGGCGGCAG TTCTTGACCATGCCTTTTGTCAGGCAACGCGACCTCATAAAAGAAGTTTGTTGTTGGAATTGTACTCCACTGAGCTTCAGCTGTCCAATGACCTGAAAGAAGAAAAACCATGCAGGTTCAG TTTGCTAAACATAATTTCCAAGCTTGGACTACAGAAATCATCTGTCCTGCAGCATATGACTACTGTTGTCCAGCCAGTTCTGGAAAAGGGTATTGTTGAGTATTCCATAGTACACACGGTCATATTGGAGTACTTAACAATTGCAGATAAG ACATCAGCCTTGGACGTGATTCGTCAATTAATCCCCCATCTTACTCAAGGGACATACGCCGTAGATGAACTATCAGGTGTCGCCAGATTTCTAGGGAAATCAGAAGTGGAGAAGAAAAGATCTTCAAAACCACTTCTCATTCAGATCATGCAGACGAAGGAAGGATTAAAATTAGGGCTTGCTTGCCTCAAGCATGGCCTTGCGGAG GATAGGAAGAGGATTATCAAAAGCTTGAAGGGGCATATTAGGAAGCTTGCTCTCAATGATTATGGATGCCTT TTCGTTATTTGTCTTCTCTCCATTGTTGACAACACAGAACTTATTACTGAG GTTGTAATTGATGTGTTGAAAAAGCAGTTAAAGGAACTCATATTCGACAAG AACGGGAGACACCCATTGCTGCAGCTCTTTCACCCACTTTGTTCACGTTATCTGACTCTGGGTGAATTGTTTTATCTGAATTACAACGTGCCTTCCCTTGTTTCAAAG GTTAACTTTGGTAGTAAGTTGGATGATGTAGCTGACAAAGAACATGGGGGTTCAGAAGACACACTGATTGCATCTGATAGCAAGGAGGACCCGATTAAACGGCGGCAAGAACTGTTGGTGAAAAGTGAGCTTTATGAG gtTCTCATTGAGACTTGCATTGAAAATGTTGGACAGTTACTTCGAACAAACTTTGGCAAAGATGTACTATATGAG GTTTCTGTAGGTGGAAAAAATAACTTCTTGGAGGGGGTCACTGACAGGATCCACGTACTTCACAATGCTATAGCTTGTGACGCAGCACGCCCGAGGACAGATGACGGTGATGAGCACGCCTTTGATAACTACCACTCCAGCCGCACAATCAGGAGAATGATACTTGATTGTCCTGCATTTGCTGCTACCCTCTGGAAAACAGCCCTCGAAGGGAAATGCAAGTTATATGCAGATGGATTCAG CTCCATGGTGCTGGCTGCCTATCTGGAATCTCCAAATTCCGGGGTGAAGGATCTTGCGAAATCCGAGTTGCAACCGCTCATCGACGGTGGCATACTGAAGCCCCAGGACCATAAAGCAGAGGAGAA GTCTGCCATGGAGTGTAGCTCCGACGAGTCGTCAGAGCTAAGCGATACAGATACTGGCTACCATGCCAAAAAAGCATACAAGGATTTGAAGTCTGGCAAGCTCGTGGCGAGGTTTGGCACTGACAGGTTTAGATGCCCGTTCTGCCCCGAGAAGAAGCAGCTGGACTACCGTTACCGTGAGCTGATTCGGCATGTCATTGTCGTGGGTGCATCCAGGCGTCCTTGGAAGGTGAGGGCAAACCACCGGGCCCTGGCTAAACATCTCGAGACGGACCATGCTGATGCACCAGGCTCATCCTCAATGCCTCTACGACAAGCTGAGGCACTGTACCTCTCTAAAATAAAGAGAAGTCAAGCTGGGGCAAGATCTACCTGCAAACTAAGCAGATAA
- the LOC123087821 gene encoding uncharacterized protein: MADAAGKAQAAREVCAASAAFSSCPHRRRSPRRAIFVDWYLVLAIGEAASEDAIKRRYRHLALQLHPDKNRHPKAEVAFKLVSEAHACLTDKARRRNFDAERATAFCAACHDRARAATTPCAPTRRRASDRRTPASSEAASAQQQHNKARGSVAKQQGGGGRRPPAPTQALREVQNRLRDECRVIDGCLRANAAGARRRQSFPLFDPSDRQRFPDYPHARPPPSFAECRPFEEEELRAGQHHESWCTNGSCESPVYQVRTAPEHATRANRPW, translated from the exons ATGGCGGACGCGGCCGGGAAGGCGCAGGCGGCCCGCGAGGTGTGCGCGGCGTCGGCGGCCTTCTCGTCCTGCCCGCAtcgccgccgctccccgcgccgcGCGATCTTCGTCGACTGGTACCTCgtcctcgcc ATCGGCGAGGCCGCGTCGGAGGACGCCATCAAGCGGCGGTACCGGCACCTCG CTCTGCAGCTGCACCCGGACAAGAACAGGCACCCCAAGGCGGAGGTCGCCTTCAAGCTCGTCTCCGAG GCGCACGCGTGCCTGACGGACAAGGCGCGCCGGAGGAACTTCGACGCCGAGCGGGCCACGGCCTTCTGCGCCGCGTGCCATGACCGTGCGAgggccgccacgacgccctgcgcGCCCACCCGGCGGCGCGCCAGCGACAGGAGGACGCCGGCGTCGTCCGAGGCAGCGTCCGCACAGCAGCAGCACAACAAGGCCCGTGGCTCCGTCGCGAAGCAGCAgggtggcggcgggaggaggccGCCCGCGCCGACGCAGGCGCTGCGGGAGGTGCAGAACCGGCTGCGGGACGAGTGCAGGGTCATCGACGGCTGCCTGCGCGCCAACGCCGCCGGCGCGCGCAGGCGCCAGTCCTTCCCGCTCTTCGACCCGTCCGACAGGCAGCGCTTCCCGGACTACCCGCACGCCCGGCCCCCGCCGTCGTTCGCCGAGTGCCGGCCGttcgaggaggaggagctccgcgcgGGCCAGCACCACGAGAGCTGGTGCACAAACGGCAGCTGCGAGTCGCCGGTGTACCAGGTCAGGACCGCGCCGGAGCACGCCACGAGGGCGAACCGCCCTTGGTGA